From one Nitrospira sp. MA-1 genomic stretch:
- the flgA gene encoding flagellar basal body P-ring formation chaperone FlgA, with protein sequence MPSILLLGLLLCGHGWWTAEGMAWAEELVSPTPVRLNTQTVGVKDFERVIVSELTRRYGRPHHQVSFRVLFPKQLMEVPKGKLHLEIGAWSGGGRTGRRAFRVGIFVNQQFLQTVNVVGEVKAQVEVATPIRWLKPTEVVTVEDLSSMMVDAPSLTHDFILDLDEVVGKQVLRPLPPSQPIRKTMLDDPPMIHKGDRVMIEVRGEGLLVQTVGVAKSAGKRGETIPVKNQTSGREVLGTVMASGLVEVGF encoded by the coding sequence ATGCCAAGCATTTTATTATTGGGATTGCTTCTGTGCGGGCATGGGTGGTGGACAGCCGAAGGAATGGCTTGGGCGGAAGAGCTGGTCTCACCGACCCCAGTCCGTCTGAATACGCAAACGGTAGGTGTCAAAGATTTCGAGCGGGTAATCGTGTCTGAACTGACACGTCGATATGGACGTCCGCATCATCAGGTGTCGTTTCGGGTATTGTTCCCCAAACAATTGATGGAGGTACCCAAAGGAAAACTCCATCTTGAAATCGGAGCATGGTCAGGAGGCGGAAGGACTGGGCGACGTGCCTTTCGAGTAGGGATCTTTGTCAATCAGCAGTTTCTCCAAACCGTGAATGTTGTGGGTGAGGTGAAGGCCCAAGTCGAAGTGGCGACTCCAATTCGCTGGTTGAAACCGACAGAGGTCGTGACGGTCGAGGACCTGTCATCAATGATGGTCGATGCACCTTCACTGACGCATGATTTTATTCTTGATCTTGACGAAGTCGTAGGGAAACAGGTTCTACGTCCATTGCCTCCAAGCCAACCGATTCGGAAAACAATGTTGGACGACCCACCAATGATTCATAAGGGTGATCGAGTGATGATTGAGGTCAGGGGCGAAGGCCTGCTGGTTCAGACCGTTGGAGTAGCCAAATCGGCTGGGAAAAGGGGGGAAACCATTCCCGTAAAAAACCAGACGTCGGGTCGGGAGGTGTTAGGTACGGTTATGGCATCGGGGCTAGTGGAGGTGGGATTTTGA
- a CDS encoding flagellar basal body L-ring protein FlgH, with protein sequence MSVTRLITRFGAGGFALLIIVSGWTGCAKEKTITQIEAEPNIHKKDTPSSLGSLWDPENGRAFMFEDRRAGRIGDIVVVQIVEQHRGSKKANTKADRDSSLSAGVSGGLFGINTLTQKFAEYFNIDAGTSHEFEGDGSTSREDTLTGTIAANVIEVFPNGDLRIRGKREVTVNSETQTMTIKGIVRRIDLDTENMVLSSKVADAEISYTGLGVVDDVQRPGWATRIFDWITPF encoded by the coding sequence TTGAGTGTTACACGGTTAATAACCAGATTCGGAGCTGGAGGATTCGCTCTACTGATAATTGTGAGTGGTTGGACGGGCTGTGCCAAAGAAAAAACAATAACACAAATCGAAGCCGAGCCGAACATCCATAAAAAGGATACACCATCCTCCCTGGGTTCCTTGTGGGATCCCGAAAACGGGCGGGCCTTCATGTTTGAGGATCGACGAGCCGGTCGCATCGGGGACATCGTTGTTGTGCAAATTGTGGAACAACACCGAGGTTCCAAAAAAGCCAACACGAAAGCAGACCGGGATTCCAGCCTATCAGCTGGCGTAAGTGGGGGACTCTTCGGGATTAACACCCTCACCCAGAAGTTTGCGGAATATTTCAATATTGATGCTGGGACCTCCCATGAATTTGAGGGCGACGGGTCGACCAGCCGGGAAGATACTCTGACGGGCACCATTGCCGCCAATGTGATTGAAGTCTTTCCCAACGGGGATCTACGAATTCGTGGAAAACGGGAGGTAACGGTTAATAGTGAAACGCAAACAATGACCATAAAAGGCATTGTCCGCCGGATCGATCTGGATACCGAGAACATGGTCTTGTCATCCAAGGTCGCTGATGCAGAAATTTCCTATACCGGACTAGGGGTGGTGGACGATGTTCAGAGACCGGGATGGGCCACCAGAATTTTTGACTGGATTACGCCGTTTTAG
- a CDS encoding flagellar basal body P-ring protein FlgI, which yields MIHPSSFMKSHEKLQQFTRTWFSRWGLVLVCCSGWLIAGTGSLTEPAETQAARIKDIASIEGVRENQLVGYGLIVGLDRTGDSVVGGQFTAQAIISMLNTMGLKLNIDPIQLLTKNTASVMVTAKLPPFARPGMKLDVQVSSMANAKSLRGGTLLLTPLKAANQQVYAVAQGPLSTSGFEAGAGGTTVKKNQQSGGIIPGGAIVERSVDLDMQAWEKFSLTMHQADFVTALRVSEAINAHLGDGVASALNSGQIQVGVPERFQGKIVQMIAAVEGLDVHVDVLAKVVVNERTGTIVMGEHVRLASMAISHGDLTIKVGTQFNVSQPETAFIGRGAQGAGRTVVTPDVQTDVQEEEGRVIQVDSSVTLGDLVKALNSLGVTPLDLVAVLTAAKAAGALQADLELI from the coding sequence GTGATTCATCCATCGTCCTTTATGAAAAGCCACGAAAAATTACAACAATTCACGCGAACATGGTTTTCCCGATGGGGTTTGGTCTTGGTTTGCTGTAGTGGATGGCTCATAGCTGGTACTGGGTCTTTGACCGAACCGGCGGAAACTCAGGCTGCCCGGATTAAAGATATTGCCTCTATCGAAGGCGTGCGGGAAAACCAGTTGGTTGGGTACGGCTTAATTGTTGGTTTGGACCGGACCGGTGATTCCGTCGTCGGTGGTCAGTTTACCGCGCAAGCCATTATTTCCATGTTGAATACCATGGGACTTAAACTCAATATCGATCCCATTCAATTGCTAACTAAAAATACCGCGTCGGTGATGGTGACTGCCAAATTACCGCCCTTCGCAAGACCGGGCATGAAATTGGATGTCCAGGTCTCTTCGATGGCCAATGCCAAAAGCTTGCGAGGAGGCACCTTGTTGCTGACCCCACTCAAAGCGGCCAATCAACAGGTGTACGCCGTTGCACAAGGGCCCCTCTCCACTTCGGGGTTTGAAGCCGGGGCTGGGGGAACCACAGTGAAGAAGAATCAACAATCCGGTGGAATTATTCCCGGTGGAGCGATTGTTGAACGATCGGTAGATTTGGATATGCAGGCGTGGGAGAAATTTTCATTGACTATGCACCAGGCCGATTTCGTGACGGCATTGCGAGTGTCTGAGGCCATCAATGCGCATCTTGGCGATGGTGTCGCCTCGGCGCTCAATTCCGGACAGATTCAAGTGGGGGTTCCCGAACGGTTTCAGGGTAAGATTGTTCAAATGATTGCTGCGGTTGAAGGGTTAGATGTGCATGTAGATGTCCTGGCTAAGGTGGTGGTGAATGAAAGAACGGGAACGATTGTCATGGGGGAACATGTCCGATTGGCGAGTATGGCCATCTCTCATGGCGATCTGACCATCAAGGTTGGAACGCAGTTTAATGTCTCTCAGCCTGAGACTGCCTTCATTGGTCGGGGAGCGCAGGGTGCCGGGAGGACCGTGGTGACCCCTGATGTACAAACCGATGTTCAAGAAGAGGAGGGTCGGGTGATTCAAGTCGATAGTTCTGTGACGCTTGGAGATTTAGTGAAGGCATTGAATTCATTGGGTGTGACTCCTCTGGATTTGGTTGCTGTGCTAACGGCGGCCAAGGCGGCAGGAGCGCTCCAAGCAGACTTGGAATTGATCTAA
- a CDS encoding rod-binding protein — MIPDMFPLDMTGLSHSVSSGKIDRVAESARRGELLRASQEFESYFLSYLMKVMRETVPKGELTSNPMGEMYYSFYDEEIGKRAAQSGGIGLSAYVLDTVARNEDLKRSPSSGPPFLKS; from the coding sequence ATGATTCCTGACATGTTTCCTTTGGATATGACGGGTCTCTCCCATTCTGTATCTAGCGGCAAAATAGATCGCGTGGCAGAATCGGCTCGTCGAGGGGAATTATTGCGCGCCAGCCAGGAGTTCGAATCCTATTTCCTGTCCTATTTGATGAAGGTGATGCGAGAGACGGTCCCCAAAGGCGAATTAACGTCCAACCCCATGGGGGAGATGTATTATTCATTTTATGACGAAGAAATTGGCAAGCGTGCCGCTCAATCGGGTGGGATTGGTCTTTCGGCCTATGTCTTGGACACGGTGGCCAGGAATGAAGATCTCAAGCGTTCTCCCTCATCAGGTCCCCCTTTTTTGAAATCATAA
- a CDS encoding flagellar biosynthesis anti-sigma factor FlgM: MTIRGLDPSGELGKLFFHVQAKNLQTQEAGPSRASQHPSSADPVDLSVLAQEIRDYSIRVAQFPEVREDKINRIQQALETGTQLATSNQVADALTRETILNELGTK; encoded by the coding sequence ATGACCATACGGGGCCTTGATCCCAGTGGAGAGCTGGGGAAACTATTTTTTCACGTTCAAGCTAAAAATCTTCAGACCCAGGAGGCTGGCCCGTCGCGGGCCTCCCAGCACCCTTCGTCTGCTGACCCTGTCGATCTTTCCGTCCTGGCACAGGAAATTCGTGACTATTCGATTCGAGTGGCGCAGTTTCCTGAGGTGAGAGAAGACAAAATCAACCGCATTCAGCAGGCCTTGGAAACGGGGACCCAATTAGCGACCTCCAATCAGGTCGCTGATGCCTTGACCCGGGAGACGATACTGAACGAATTGGGAACAAAATAA
- the flgN gene encoding flagellar export chaperone FlgN — protein MNHPQSAKWERLLKALAEAQAAFQQYGVLLFQEAHSLRIMDQPKLVEVNSQKEQVLNSMRRLEKQVEGALHQLVGDVAQETIWTWLKANPDPQAQTVQSMLIDLRRLARLIQEQGKKNESAIRPIYHRVCEAIQVMYTGLGTGPVYQGSGTLYFPSVPSSVYLQG, from the coding sequence ATGAATCACCCTCAATCGGCGAAGTGGGAGCGACTACTGAAGGCATTAGCCGAGGCTCAGGCGGCTTTTCAGCAGTATGGTGTACTGCTTTTTCAAGAAGCCCATAGCCTACGCATCATGGATCAGCCCAAGTTGGTCGAAGTGAACAGCCAAAAAGAACAAGTTTTGAATTCGATGCGCCGATTAGAAAAGCAGGTGGAGGGTGCCTTGCATCAGTTGGTTGGGGACGTCGCCCAAGAAACCATTTGGACCTGGTTGAAGGCAAATCCGGATCCACAGGCACAGACGGTGCAAAGCATGTTGATTGACCTTCGCCGTTTGGCACGGCTTATTCAGGAGCAAGGCAAAAAAAATGAATCTGCAATTCGGCCGATCTATCACAGAGTCTGTGAGGCGATTCAAGTGATGTATACAGGGTTGGGTACAGGTCCGGTGTATCAGGGATCTGGAACATTATATTTTCCATCGGTTCCTAGCTCGGTCTATCTTCAGGGATAG
- the flgK gene encoding flagellar hook-associated protein FlgK — translation MAGISDIFNIARSGIRANQQGLATTSHNIANINTKGYSRQEVVLESARPAEGKIGSGVRVAAIRQTVDTFLENQLTALHEDLGSISARNNYLVQADGIFTETDNSGLSLSLTEFFNAVRDVATNPESTIQRTVLLAKGQSLTDQFRTVAKGLNQIRLDANGEISRHVNTINGLATKIASLNDVIFKVESSGPEALDLRDQRRVLINDLAGLVDIEQVTMKDGIGIHVGGQLLVGGNHANKLSTKSDPDNPPLHDVTFVRSDGSEYSISDKIYGGQIGGLLALRDGDIVSFQDQVDRLAAVLTTEFNQQHQVGYGLDATTNNNFFSTLTPPAPLANERNTGGATGSSVMIADSTLATFQGYEVQFSGATSYSVVNTATGASVTSGSYTSGAPLSFDGLDVVINGTPAAGDVFYVNAQKGAALQFGVALSDTDKIAASSTAAGVPGNNTNALDMVAVHTNRQLDLGNVTLNDYHTITIGDVGSATQKSTQALHSKQLEVDQVTALRESVSGVSLDEELTNLLSFQRSFEASARMITVADELMQTMLSMGR, via the coding sequence ATGGCGGGGATTAGTGATATCTTTAATATCGCGCGTTCGGGAATTCGTGCCAACCAACAGGGGCTCGCGACCACATCCCATAACATCGCCAATATCAATACCAAAGGCTATTCCAGACAGGAAGTTGTCCTCGAGTCAGCGCGGCCCGCTGAAGGGAAAATTGGGAGCGGAGTCCGAGTTGCTGCTATTCGTCAGACCGTCGATACCTTCCTGGAAAACCAATTGACCGCCCTCCATGAGGATCTGGGATCTATTTCCGCCAGGAACAATTACCTGGTTCAGGCCGATGGGATTTTCACCGAAACGGATAATTCCGGACTATCGTTGAGTCTGACGGAATTTTTCAATGCGGTTCGGGATGTTGCCACGAATCCAGAGAGTACCATTCAGCGGACGGTTCTGTTGGCCAAGGGGCAATCCCTTACGGACCAGTTTAGGACGGTGGCTAAAGGGTTAAATCAAATCCGCCTGGATGCCAATGGGGAAATTTCCAGGCATGTCAACACTATTAATGGGTTGGCAACCAAAATCGCCTCGCTGAATGATGTTATTTTTAAAGTAGAATCCAGTGGACCTGAAGCCCTTGATTTACGGGATCAACGACGGGTCCTCATTAATGATTTGGCGGGGCTAGTGGATATTGAGCAAGTAACCATGAAAGATGGTATCGGAATTCATGTAGGTGGACAATTGTTGGTAGGAGGAAATCATGCCAATAAGCTGTCGACTAAATCCGACCCCGACAACCCCCCGCTCCATGATGTGACGTTCGTGCGCAGTGACGGGAGTGAGTATTCAATTTCCGATAAGATTTATGGAGGACAAATCGGCGGATTACTCGCTCTGCGTGATGGGGATATTGTGTCGTTTCAGGACCAAGTCGATCGATTGGCGGCCGTTTTAACTACCGAATTTAATCAACAGCATCAGGTTGGGTATGGGTTGGACGCCACCACGAATAATAATTTCTTTTCCACGTTAACTCCCCCAGCCCCTTTGGCCAATGAGCGGAATACGGGAGGCGCCACCGGCAGTTCGGTAATGATTGCAGATTCTACTCTTGCAACGTTTCAGGGATATGAGGTGCAGTTTTCCGGAGCCACTTCCTATTCGGTGGTCAATACGGCAACCGGAGCGAGCGTGACCTCCGGTTCCTATACCTCCGGAGCTCCATTGAGTTTTGATGGATTAGATGTCGTGATTAACGGCACACCGGCTGCGGGCGATGTATTTTATGTGAATGCTCAAAAAGGCGCCGCACTGCAATTTGGTGTGGCCCTGTCGGATACGGACAAGATTGCGGCTTCTTCTACGGCCGCAGGAGTACCGGGGAACAACACCAATGCATTGGATATGGTGGCTGTTCATACGAACCGGCAACTGGATCTGGGTAATGTGACACTCAATGATTATCACACCATTACTATTGGAGATGTCGGGAGTGCCACGCAGAAATCGACACAGGCGTTACATAGTAAACAGCTCGAAGTCGATCAAGTGACGGCCTTGCGAGAAAGTGTATCTGGTGTTTCATTGGATGAGGAACTGACTAATCTACTCAGTTTCCAGCGTTCATTCGAAGCCTCGGCCCGGATGATTACGGTGGCGGATGAATTGATGCAAACCATGCTGTCCATGGGTCGCTAA
- a CDS encoding flagellin yields the protein MRVTDRQQVDALLRAIQRIQGNIGDRNEQVSSGKRVNRPSDNPAASERINQFRNVLRTTEQRLTTVNEGVGRLNLSDSVLGTAGSTVQRAIELALNMASDTNTPVERRNAALEVQQIILGLAGIANTQLNGRFVFAGSQTQSEPFVPRSATGSASINNGGSANIAVSVVTASALQPDAYQIQFTSSTQFDVLNLTTNQTVSSGNTYSSGAVFSFDGLDATITDGGGPPAAGDQFFVRVGYTYQGDGAGIEVEIGDGRTVETNVPGNQIFSGPTVDLFQDLQDFHQALVTNDGKGIQAAIGQLNQSHSQVTDARATIGARVNRLDTVKDGLELLSVNTQTLRSNFEDADIAQVASDLATLQNTLEASMSTLARQFQTSLLNFIK from the coding sequence ATGCGGGTGACTGATCGTCAACAGGTTGATGCTCTGCTAAGGGCGATTCAACGTATTCAGGGAAATATCGGGGATCGCAATGAGCAGGTTTCTTCAGGGAAGCGAGTCAATCGCCCCTCGGATAATCCTGCGGCATCGGAAAGGATCAATCAGTTTCGAAATGTCCTACGGACCACTGAACAACGTTTGACCACAGTGAATGAAGGAGTGGGAAGGCTCAATTTATCCGATAGCGTTCTGGGGACGGCTGGAAGTACGGTGCAGCGGGCAATAGAACTAGCATTGAATATGGCGAGCGATACCAATACGCCGGTGGAGCGACGGAATGCAGCTCTGGAAGTTCAACAAATCATCCTAGGGTTGGCCGGTATTGCCAACACTCAACTCAACGGAAGATTTGTGTTTGCGGGAAGTCAAACCCAATCCGAACCATTTGTGCCGAGATCAGCAACGGGATCAGCTAGCATCAACAATGGAGGAAGCGCAAATATTGCTGTTTCTGTCGTCACGGCGTCGGCCTTACAACCGGATGCGTATCAAATCCAATTTACTTCCTCAACGCAGTTTGATGTCCTGAATCTGACCACGAATCAAACCGTCTCATCAGGTAATACCTATTCATCCGGCGCGGTCTTCTCGTTTGATGGATTGGATGCCACCATTACTGACGGAGGCGGGCCGCCTGCCGCTGGCGATCAATTTTTTGTAAGAGTTGGCTATACCTATCAAGGAGATGGAGCGGGGATCGAGGTAGAAATTGGTGATGGCCGGACCGTGGAAACCAATGTTCCGGGAAACCAAATTTTTTCCGGGCCCACGGTGGATCTATTTCAGGATCTTCAGGACTTTCATCAGGCCCTGGTGACGAACGATGGCAAGGGTATTCAAGCCGCCATCGGACAATTGAATCAGTCCCACTCCCAAGTCACCGACGCCCGGGCTACGATCGGGGCCAGAGTCAATCGTTTGGATACGGTGAAGGATGGATTGGAACTGTTGAGCGTGAATACGCAAACGCTCCGGTCCAATTTTGAGGATGCCGATATCGCTCAAGTGGCCTCTGATTTGGCTACATTGCAAAACACCCTTGAAGCTTCGATGAGCACCCTCGCGCGTCAATTTCAGACGAGCTTGTTGAACTTCATAAAATAG
- a CDS encoding diguanylate cyclase produces the protein MRILVVDDDPLTLHMVVYRLRQWGHDVISCTDGDSAWKVLERGSVPNVAIVDWIMPGLNGPELCQKIRGRTDCPYVYIVMLTGRKNLEDLIAGLDAGADDYLTKPFLLEELDARLRAGKRIVDLQNELISARETLRIQAMQDPLTQILNHGAIVDTLLREIDRAHREEQPLSLILADLDGFKNVNDSYGHVAGDHVLVEVSRRMRFCLRSYDAIGRYGGEEFLMVLPNSDAAQAVRLAERIRVAVSQKPFRIHNVDLTVTVSQGVTTWTDPCPIPIEQLIQSADGVLYLVKNSGRNGVEFAQFHRHADDTFSRLTISPSSLKQ, from the coding sequence ATGCGAATTCTTGTTGTTGATGATGATCCACTCACACTCCATATGGTTGTCTATCGATTGCGTCAATGGGGGCATGATGTCATATCCTGTACTGATGGGGATTCCGCGTGGAAGGTGTTGGAACGAGGAAGCGTGCCCAATGTGGCTATTGTGGACTGGATCATGCCCGGGCTCAACGGTCCTGAACTGTGTCAAAAAATCCGGGGGAGAACTGATTGCCCTTATGTATATATTGTTATGTTAACAGGGCGGAAAAACCTTGAGGATCTCATTGCCGGGTTGGATGCTGGAGCTGATGATTACCTGACCAAGCCATTCCTCTTAGAAGAATTGGATGCTCGATTACGAGCAGGGAAGCGAATTGTGGATTTGCAAAATGAATTAATTTCGGCTCGAGAAACACTTCGGATTCAGGCGATGCAAGATCCCTTGACGCAAATTCTGAATCACGGCGCCATCGTGGATACCTTACTCCGGGAAATTGACCGGGCTCATCGGGAAGAGCAACCCCTGAGTCTCATTCTGGCTGATTTGGATGGGTTTAAGAATGTGAATGATTCCTATGGGCATGTTGCGGGTGATCACGTGCTGGTCGAGGTCTCTAGGCGGATGCGGTTTTGCTTGCGTTCATATGATGCCATTGGCCGGTATGGCGGGGAGGAATTTCTCATGGTATTGCCCAATAGTGATGCGGCCCAGGCCGTGCGGCTCGCTGAACGCATTCGAGTGGCGGTTTCCCAGAAACCCTTTCGGATTCACAATGTTGATTTAACGGTGACGGTCAGTCAGGGGGTCACGACCTGGACCGATCCCTGTCCAATTCCCATTGAGCAATTGATACAATCTGCAGACGGTGTTCTCTACTTAGTCAAAAATAGCGGTCGAAATGGGGTGGAATTTGCGCAATTTCATAGGCATGCGGACGATACCTTTTCCCGGCTCACGATTTCGCCGAGTTCATTGAAACAATAA